The sequence below is a genomic window from Vespula pensylvanica isolate Volc-1 chromosome 1, ASM1446617v1, whole genome shotgun sequence.
taaattattatttctatttaaatagtaATGCAATTCCTaccttatttttaaaaattggtATCAGTTCCCGTAATTTAACCGTTAATTGAATCTCTCCTGCTAATTTGTCTGTCTCATCTTCAGAAAATATATCCATTAATGCATCCAAACATTCTCCTATAACCCATGCTACAGGTTCAGTTGCACAAGttactaataaaaatacacttatgtgctaaaaaaaataaaataaaataaaatatagtaaaatacTTACTTTTCATGAATTActttcgttataataattttaaattcttaccttcattatatcatatttatgtaaattgtCATTGTTAGATATAATCAAAGCTAAATTTCCTAAAATCCTTATTAAATTAACACGAATATTTGCATTTGGACACTGTCTCTCTCCATTCAACATTGGTTGTATATCAGCTACAGTCAATTTGGAAAATGTATTTGCCTGTACTTCTGTCAGTTTTTGAAGAATAGCCCTCAAAGCAGCAGTTGCTGATTCTAATAATTCAATATCATTCATATCTGCATCTTTAAAGACAATTGTTCCAATTTCACACCATGTACTATAtacaaaacatatatattaaagaataatgtttaatagtaataatataatattagaaaataatttatgcacCTGTACAAATTTTCCACACCACCTAATATACTAATATCTAaagtagatataaaattatgtaaacaTAAATATGCTCTACATCTCAATAAATGAATCTGTTTTAAAAGTGTTCTTCCTTCAATGCTCTGTGAAAAAGATTCACGAATCACATTGTTTATATCTGTAGTTTTATTCCaaactttttttaacaaattagaATTGCTGATAACTTCTATCAGTTCTACTGGTAATGACGAAATTAATTGACAAAAATTATTGCTAGTAGATTCATCATCATCCATAGGTTCTTCACCCTCTATTTGCTCAGAATCATCTATTTCAGAATACAATTCATTTTCTTGATCTTCTGAACATAAATTAGTCAAAATCTCTAATGCTTGTTGTTGGGCTCCAAGTAACTTTCTGAattctcgtattttcttttgagtatctctagaaaatttttctttctcctctgaCAAAGTTGTAGACAAATTACatgataaattaatgttaTCTATAACCAGTGTTTctgataaaacatttataactTGACTAACTATATGAATTTTGTTACTTTCAGTATGactatttatattcattaatatacCACTTACtaaagtttttaataataccaTATCGCAAGATGATATGTCATCATTAActtttaaatttaacaaattcaataaattttgttcataTTCTTTAAGTTCTTCAAGTGCAATGGGATTATCCTCTGATAGAGCAAGTATACACTGTGCTACCACAATACTTATTTCTGTTCCATACGTGGCAATATCAAAATATGGTAATAAAATTGACATAAGATCTAATTCATTTACATGCTTGATAGctacttcattattttcacATAAAGACCAAAGCAATGTAATAGCTtgaataaatgtttctttttcgtcgcatatttttccttttattgcACAATCCAACTTTGGTTGCCATTCTCTGTAAtcctaataatatattattaatataaaaatattaataaaaatatcatgatATACTTACTATTTTAAACAAAGTAGATAAAGGAGTCATGATATCGTCATTAACAAATTTTGTACAAGCTTTTTCTCCACCATTCTCAACTATATGTCTCAAAGTACTTGCAACAGAAGCTCTTACTGGTATACTATGATCAATAAGTAAAGGACCAAGAATTTTAGCAATACCATCCATGGCTATTCGTTCAGCCATACTTTTACTACAAGACATAGATTCTAATGTTTGCAAACcggataatttttcttctaaaattgAAGATTGTACCTAcaatataagatattttattttcttaacgatCTATAAATAGAACTCTTTATTATACATgattttaatggaaaaaaaagaatatttaaaaaaaaatacaagcaattaattataaatataattaataataattagttataaatataaactcaCTTCCTCGTATACTTTTTGCAATGCTTCTTCTTTGTCGACATTTGTAaaatcttctatttcttcgaaATGATTAGTCGATACAAATCCTGTGGGATTTTCTTTATGCGGTTTTCGTCTTGGACGTTTTTGTTTCCccattgttttataaaaaagattattacacTTCAAAGACAACAAAGGTTATGTACGTCCTGTTAAAGAGCACATGTGTCAATGAAGTCTCCTAAAGCTCATTTTACAATGTTTCTATTTCAATACTGAAAAGTTAGATGGCGTAGTGATATCTTGCTTTTCGATTGGTGGATCAATAATAGAAACCACTATTAAAAAAGTGATGAAAATTAATGGAGACATGTGTTCAATTTTCTGATTTCTTCATAGATTTTGTACTCATAGCTTTATACCTgtgaaataatgtaaataataaagatcatttattgtaatttgtataattatattagaaatttgaaATCATTCAGCTAAGATTAAGCATCATCAAAAAGCAAaaatgtactttttctttttttcttgttaattatcaatattaacgTAATTGCAATAAATTTGTCATTGTTGAACAATTAGATTCTGCATATAGCACAGTTGCTTTTCACTTATATACATTTGAAAAAGGTAAGAAATAaggatgtaataaaaatttaattgatgtTTGTgttgcaatatattttttatacttagatgggaaagaaacgaaatattcaACCTCTACCGCTTACTCCAAGTCGTGttaaagtagaaataaaagatgagataggtaattatattatatttttcaattataggtattatttatataaaatttgtaatatttgctTTTGCGGATACCTAAGAAGTCGTTGAAATATCTGCAGTACTGCAGtctcttacatatatatttgtgtaagagataaatttattaattatatgtaaaataacaGGAGACAGTGATGTTCTTATTGCAAGAGATAGATTGAAAGGAGCTTTACGAGAATTATTGCAACATAGTGATTCTGGTTCATCTGCAGATTCCAGCGAAGAAAGTTCTACTCAAGATTACAGACATCATatgagaaaaatgtaaaatttattttttacttataaagatataagatcttaaatttaaaatactcGTTTTGTAATAGAGACAGCATGTACAGGACAAAATCTCTCCATTTTCATCAACCAAGAAAAATAAGACGGCGTAGACAAGTACAAATGGATACAGCATTTCACCATACATATGTGATGAAACTTTTCGATCGCAGTGTAGATTTAGCTCAGTTTCAAGAGGATACACCGTTATATCCTATTTGCAGAGCTTGGATGGCTAA
It includes:
- the LOC122629730 gene encoding HEAT repeat-containing protein 3, whose amino-acid sequence is MGKQKRPRRKPHKENPTGFVSTNHFEEIEDFTNVDKEEALQKVYEEVQSSILEEKLSGLQTLESMSCSKSMAERIAMDGIAKILGPLLIDHSIPVRASVASTLRHIVENGGEKACTKFVNDDIMTPLSTLFKIDYREWQPKLDCAIKGKICDEKETFIQAITLLWSLCENNEVAIKHVNELDLMSILLPYFDIATYGTEISIVVAQCILALSEDNPIALEELKEYEQNLLNLLNLKVNDDISSCDMVLLKTLVSGILMNINSHTESNKIHIVSQVINVLSETLVIDNINLSCNLSTTLSEEKEKFSRDTQKKIREFRKLLGAQQQALEILTNLCSEDQENELYSEIDDSEQIEGEEPMDDDESTSNNFCQLISSLPVELIEVISNSNLLKKVWNKTTDINNVIRESFSQSIEGRTLLKQIHLLRCRAYLCLHNFISTLDISILGGVENLYSTWCEIGTIVFKDADMNDIELLESATAALRAILQKLTEVQANTFSKLTVADIQPMLNGERQCPNANIRVNLIRILGNLALIISNNDNLHKYDIMKHISVFLLVTCATEPVAWVIGECLDALMDIFSEDETDKLAGEIQLTVKLRELIPIFKNKVREQKKALGDNVAVISTVNTNIIRFIKYKEKRIKHLK
- the LOC122629791 gene encoding protein lin-37 homolog, encoding MGKKRNIQPLPLTPSRVKVEIKDEIGDSDVLIARDRLKGALRELLQHSDSGSSADSSEESSTQDYRHHMRKIDSMYRTKSLHFHQPRKIRRRRQVQMDTAFHHTYVMKLFDRSVDLAQFQEDTPLYPICRAWMANQPRNPTLIPKIRSPSPEILIEINHRNILDVTGKVRDVHYLPTPFPCEEAMPRNRIPSPIIPENEELKLDYDGQSLKSREVLLREHRVHWNAVRKKWHQRAHKNEQRYAKSQYILGVIFKRAQSEFE